Part of the Cytophagales bacterium genome is shown below.
AGTGAAAAGATCGGGGAAAAGCTGCAGGAATCCGGTTATAAAAATGTTTGGAATCTATACGGTGGTATCTTTGAATGGGTAAACCAGGGAAATGAAGTTTATAACAAATTTGACCAACCCACAGATAGCGTGCATACTTATAACAGGAGTTGGGCAAAATATTTAGAAAGAGGGATAAAGGTAGTAAGTAGTAAGTAGTAAGCAGTAAGCAATAGGCAGTAGACAATAGACAGTAGACAAAAGACAGTAGACAATAGACAGTAGACAATGGACAATAAGACAATAGATTAATTGTTTTTTTTACAGGACGCACCTACGGTGCTTAATTTTTTATTGTTTTAAATTTTCTTATAATTATCTTTGCATCAATTATCATTCATTATTTTTACTTTTTACTTTTTACTTTTTATAGTGCATTTGGACCAGTGAAAGAGCTTCTGATCATCTTCGTCAAAAATCCTATTAAGGGCAAGGTAAAAACCCGTTTGGCCAAAACGATAGGAGATGATAAGGCTTTGCTAGTTTATCAATCCCTGTTGAGATATACAAACAGTGTTACAAAAAACATGGGCGTCAGTAAAGCTGTTTATTATTCTGATTTTATCCCTGAAAATGATATATGGACAGATGGAGTTTTTTTAAAATACTTACAAAAAGGGGAAAACCTGGGTGAAAGAATGAAAAATTCTTTTGAGCTTGCCTTTGAGCAGCATTATCAATCCGTTGTAATAATCGGCACAGATTGCCCTACCCTATCCCAAAAGATCATTGAAGATGGTTTTTCTAAACTTAAAATTTTTGATTTTGTCACCGGCCCTGCCACTGATGGCGGTTATTATCTTTTAGGGTTGAATGACCGCATACCTGCATGGCGTTCTATCTTACAAAATAAAAAATGGAGTACAAATACCGTTTTTAAAGAAACAATGAATGATATTCAGAAATTAAATAAAACAGTCTGTGTTTTACAAAAATTATCAGATATTGATACGGAAAAAGACCTTTACAAATTACGAAGTACGAATGATGAATTCGTACTTCATAAGATAAAATCCGAAATTCAAAATCCGAAATCCGAAACCACTAATTACACTAAATTAGTGTAATGCTTAATTAGTGTAATTCGTGTAATTAGTGGTTTCATAATTCATAATTCGTAATTCATAATGGCATACATAAAAATTATTCAGCCTGAAGAAGCCGATAAACGGTTAAAAGAGATTTATCAGGATGTAATTAAACGCAGGGGCAAATTAGCTGAAGTTCATAAGGTCCAAAGCCTCAACCCTGAAACTATTGTCAAGCATATAGACTTGTATATGTCAATCATGTATGGGCGTTCACCATTAAGCAGGGCGCAGCGGGAAATGATCGGTGTGGTAGTTTCTGCTGCAAACCAGTGTACATATTGTATGATACATCATGGCATGGCTTTAAACCATTACTGGAAAGATGAGAACAAAGTAGCTCAATTGCGATTAAATCTGTCCCGCCAGAGGCGGGATCAATCCCGGGTACCCGGGTTAAATAAGGTTGATAAATTACTTTGCCAATATGCCCGGGATTTAACTAAAGAACCGGACCTGGCTAACGAAGAAAATCATGTTAAACCATTAAAACAAGCCGGCCTTGATGATAGGGCAATCCTTGACGCAACGCTGGTAATTGCTTATTTTAATTTTGTCAACAGGATGGTGACTGGGCTGGGAGTTACGTTGGAGGAAGAAGAAGCGGGAGAGTATAAATATTGAGTAGTGAACGGTTAGACAATCTTTTTTTATGAATATTTCAAAACTATCTGTTTTTTCATTGCTCTCTATATTGATCTATACCAGCAGTTGCAAAACCATAAAACCCCAACGCCCCGAAAGCTCAACCTTTACAAAAACCCCTGCAAAAGAACTATCCGTTATCAATCTCCCTGTTGAATACGCTCTGCTAAATATGGAAAAAGAAATTAACGAAGCGTTTCAGGGTGAGATTTACAGAGATGACAGCTTTGAAGATAATGAAGGCGACAATCTTATGGTAAGGGCCTCCAAAATAGAAGCTATTACCTTATCAGCAAAAGGAAATGTGATCAGCACTGATATTCCGTTGCATATTTGGTGTAAGGTTCGCTGGCAGGAGAAAATACTGGGAATTAAATTAACCAAAATCGCAGAGACCGATTTTGACATTGTATTTAAATTTAACACCCAATTTAATGTTGATAAAAAATGGAACTTAATTACCAAAACCGCATCAAGTGGGTATGAGTGGATTAAAAAACCGCTCATAAAGCTCGGGCCAATACATATCCCTGTTACAAACCTGATAGAAGATGTGATCAAAGAAAAAATGGATGAGGTGGCAAAGGAAATTGATGATGATATAAAAAATTCATTTGATGTAAGAGCGTATATAGATAGTCTTTGGTTAAATATTCAAGAACCCATATTGATCAATGAAGATTATAACTTATGGTTAAAATTAGAACCTGTAAGTTTTGTTATGACCCCCATAAAAGGCTGGCAGAAGAAAATTTACCTCAATTTTGGGATCAATACATCGCTTGAAATCGTAACGGGAAAAAAACCACTTTATATTGTCAATACCTCACTTCCGGACCTGATGATCAGAAAGGATATTGATAAAAAATTCCATCTGGTGTTGGCAGCAGAGATCTCCTATGCCGATGCTTCTAAGCTGATGTCCGATAAGATGATCGGGGAGGTTTACGAATTTAAAAATAAAAAAATAAAAATTGAAGCGGTAGATATCTATGGCAGTGGTAAAGACCTTATTCTAATGCTTGACT
Proteins encoded:
- a CDS encoding glycosyltransferase, which codes for MKELLIIFVKNPIKGKVKTRLAKTIGDDKALLVYQSLLRYTNSVTKNMGVSKAVYYSDFIPENDIWTDGVFLKYLQKGENLGERMKNSFELAFEQHYQSVVIIGTDCPTLSQKIIEDGFSKLKIFDFVTGPATDGGYYLLGLNDRIPAWRSILQNKKWSTNTVFKETMNDIQKLNKTVCVLQKLSDIDTEKDLYKLRSTNDEFVLHKIKSEIQNPKSETTNYTKLV
- a CDS encoding peroxidase-related enzyme (This protein belongs to a clade of uncharacterized proteins related to peroxidases such as the alkylhydroperoxidase AhpD.), with translation MAYIKIIQPEEADKRLKEIYQDVIKRRGKLAEVHKVQSLNPETIVKHIDLYMSIMYGRSPLSRAQREMIGVVVSAANQCTYCMIHHGMALNHYWKDENKVAQLRLNLSRQRRDQSRVPGLNKVDKLLCQYARDLTKEPDLANEENHVKPLKQAGLDDRAILDATLVIAYFNFVNRMVTGLGVTLEEEEAGEYKY
- a CDS encoding DUF4403 family protein → MNISKLSVFSLLSILIYTSSCKTIKPQRPESSTFTKTPAKELSVINLPVEYALLNMEKEINEAFQGEIYRDDSFEDNEGDNLMVRASKIEAITLSAKGNVISTDIPLHIWCKVRWQEKILGIKLTKIAETDFDIVFKFNTQFNVDKKWNLITKTASSGYEWIKKPLIKLGPIHIPVTNLIEDVIKEKMDEVAKEIDDDIKNSFDVRAYIDSLWLNIQEPILINEDYNLWLKLEPVSFVMTPIKGWQKKIYLNFGINTSLEIVTGKKPLYIVNTSLPDLMIRKDIDKKFHLVLAAEISYADASKLMSDKMIGEVYEFKNKKIKIEAVDIYGSGKDLILMLDFSGDIKGTVYFSGLPEYDSLTSTISIESFDFDVKTTKALLKLADWLLHAGFKHKIKTALKFPLKDKISEINQLIESSIKSNQIGESIILNCDITDIFPKEIYLTPEAIKLMLIIDGEAQLLIKDW